Proteins encoded in a region of the Geoanaerobacter pelophilus genome:
- a CDS encoding B12-binding domain-containing radical SAM protein, which yields MNILVLNLSLRPKSPLMIFPVGLGYIVTAIKNAGFDFDLVDIDAYRYEDVELDALISRKSYDVVCMGCIVTGYKMVKELAAKLRGYHPNIKIIVGNTVASSITETLLSKTEVDIAVIGEGDVTIVDLLTHIKNNGDLGEVPGICLKQGSRLITTPPRALIADISEIPFIDFSIFDIELYINNSKLQLSEGLPIPREKIRMLPINTARGCIANCTFCYHAFKSYPYRYRSVASICEEIEQLVQQYNINFVGFSDELTLFNKKRAIELADTMIEKKLPVIWGVSCRGDLFDSEDDIAIINRMKEAGCISASYSLESADEHILKSMNKHMKVEQFERQTELFHKAGLAVYTSLVFGFPEETPETIKKTFDCCVKCQIYPSGGYLLPQPGSKMYDYAVEHGFIVDEEDYLLSLGDRQDLRLNMTTMQDDELERCVMEGLRECNERLNLGLKDEELIKSTYYRSTNKDAVS from the coding sequence ATGAATATCCTGGTGCTCAATCTTTCATTACGTCCCAAATCGCCACTTATGATTTTCCCCGTTGGCCTTGGTTACATTGTAACAGCCATAAAAAACGCAGGTTTTGATTTTGATCTGGTTGATATTGATGCCTACAGGTATGAGGATGTAGAGCTTGACGCCTTGATTTCCCGAAAAAGCTACGATGTCGTATGTATGGGATGCATCGTGACAGGGTATAAAATGGTCAAGGAGCTTGCCGCAAAATTGAGAGGCTATCATCCAAATATCAAGATAATTGTCGGGAATACTGTCGCTTCATCAATTACTGAAACATTGCTTTCCAAAACCGAAGTAGACATTGCTGTAATTGGAGAGGGTGATGTAACTATAGTTGATTTGCTGACGCATATCAAAAACAATGGCGATCTTGGGGAGGTTCCCGGGATTTGCCTGAAGCAAGGGTCTCGCTTAATTACAACTCCACCGCGCGCATTGATAGCAGATATTTCAGAAATCCCTTTTATTGATTTTTCAATTTTTGACATCGAATTATATATTAATAATAGTAAACTTCAGCTAAGCGAAGGTCTCCCGATCCCACGCGAAAAAATTCGAATGTTGCCAATTAATACTGCTCGTGGATGTATTGCAAATTGTACGTTTTGCTATCACGCATTCAAGAGTTATCCTTATCGGTATCGGTCAGTGGCTTCAATTTGCGAAGAAATTGAACAACTGGTTCAGCAATACAATATTAACTTTGTTGGTTTCAGTGATGAGTTGACATTGTTTAACAAGAAGCGGGCAATTGAGCTGGCGGACACAATGATCGAAAAGAAGCTTCCAGTCATCTGGGGAGTTTCATGCAGGGGAGACTTGTTTGATAGCGAGGATGATATCGCAATTATTAATAGAATGAAGGAAGCCGGTTGTATTTCAGCTTCTTATTCTCTTGAATCCGCAGATGAGCACATTCTTAAATCAATGAATAAGCATATGAAGGTAGAACAGTTTGAGCGTCAAACAGAACTCTTTCATAAAGCAGGGCTTGCCGTCTATACAAGCCTTGTCTTTGGCTTCCCGGAAGAGACACCTGAAACGATTAAAAAAACTTTCGATTGTTGTGTAAAATGTCAGATATATCCCTCAGGTGGGTATCTTTTGCCACAGCCGGGTTCTAAAATGTATGACTACGCTGTTGAGCATGGTTTCATCGTTGATGAAGAAGACTATTTACTAAGTCTGGGTGACCGTCAGGATCTGCGACTCAACATGACGACTATGCAGGATGACGAACTTGAGCGATGCGTCATGGAAGGTTTGCGTGAATGTAACGAGCGTCTGAATCTGGGGCTTAAAGATGAAGAGTTGATTAAAAGTACTTATTATAGGAGCACTAATAAGGATGCCGTTTCCTGA
- a CDS encoding glycoside hydrolase family 57 encodes MTLQRLNLYTCFHLNLAYSSIEVEDRAKVVEKCYRPLLDIIAKLGFRCGIEASAYTLEEIREYDPIWIEDIKTLISSGVCEFIASGYCQSIGPLMPAEANAANFAIGNRRYSEIINTIPQVVLVNEQAFSSGMIAHYLDAGYKAMVMEWNNPALTNREWQSEWRYHPQFAVDQQGRKIPVIWNNSIFFQKFQHYSHGEKELEEYLGYIASHQAPAIRFFPLYGNDVEIFDFRPGRYHTEAQLGAESEWKRIERLFKRLKDDERFIIISPSDSLKFMDMPDAGNELALETAAIPVPVKKQEKYNITRWAVTGRDDLGINSSCKKIYKSLKHGVNRDPEAWRELCYLWSSDFRTHITEKRWSEYQLRLKSAENRYCQTCEIKEIQPLETDQFPDDVLVSSEGRLLKVETRHLMVVLNKRRGLVIDGLWTKGETGEKLCGTLPHGYYDDITLGADFYSGHLIFESPGKPKLTDLEKIDPVIKWDKNSKAASVSFVMQTSLGDLKKQIRVYAEVNTIEYIYELHWNSLPVGSLRLGHITLNPEAFDKSTLFFRTHNGGREMETFSVGGQSINHGEHASFLVSAKHALGMTEGVLEVGDADKFMRISLGDSSPALLAMIKYVSIKDTYFLRCSFSAREMDETSRQTLLNAPLIFKISVNCHSLKEC; translated from the coding sequence ATGACTCTACAACGCCTTAATCTGTATACCTGTTTTCATCTTAATCTCGCCTACTCCTCTATTGAAGTAGAGGATCGGGCAAAGGTTGTGGAAAAGTGTTATCGTCCCTTGCTGGACATCATTGCGAAGCTCGGGTTCAGATGTGGCATTGAGGCCAGCGCGTATACTCTTGAAGAAATCCGGGAATATGACCCCATATGGATTGAAGATATCAAGACGCTCATTTCTTCCGGTGTCTGTGAGTTCATTGCAAGTGGCTACTGTCAGTCAATAGGGCCTCTGATGCCTGCTGAGGCTAATGCCGCCAATTTTGCTATTGGTAACCGGCGCTATAGTGAGATTATAAATACTATCCCCCAGGTTGTTCTGGTAAACGAACAGGCTTTTTCATCTGGTATGATCGCTCATTATCTTGACGCTGGATACAAGGCAATGGTTATGGAGTGGAATAATCCAGCCCTGACCAATCGCGAATGGCAATCGGAATGGAGATACCACCCACAATTTGCTGTGGATCAACAAGGAAGAAAAATCCCTGTTATCTGGAACAATTCGATTTTTTTTCAGAAGTTTCAGCATTACTCTCATGGTGAAAAAGAGCTTGAGGAGTATCTCGGCTATATCGCTTCGCATCAAGCCCCGGCGATTCGTTTCTTCCCGCTCTACGGTAATGATGTGGAAATTTTCGATTTCAGACCTGGGCGATATCATACAGAGGCTCAATTGGGGGCTGAGAGTGAGTGGAAGAGGATTGAGCGCCTCTTTAAAAGGCTGAAAGATGATGAACGATTCATCATTATTTCTCCGTCGGATTCATTGAAGTTCATGGATATGCCGGATGCAGGCAATGAATTGGCTCTTGAAACAGCTGCTATACCTGTTCCAGTGAAAAAACAGGAAAAGTATAATATTACCCGTTGGGCAGTAACTGGCAGGGACGATCTTGGAATAAACAGCAGCTGCAAGAAAATCTATAAGTCGCTGAAGCATGGCGTAAACCGTGATCCAGAAGCATGGCGAGAGCTTTGCTATTTATGGAGCAGTGATTTCAGGACGCATATAACGGAAAAACGTTGGTCTGAATATCAGCTCCGGCTGAAATCAGCGGAGAACAGATATTGTCAGACGTGCGAAATTAAAGAGATTCAGCCGCTGGAGACGGATCAGTTCCCGGATGATGTCCTGGTGTCAAGTGAAGGGCGTCTTCTTAAAGTCGAAACTAGACACCTGATGGTTGTCCTCAACAAGCGCCGGGGGCTGGTAATCGATGGTTTGTGGACAAAGGGAGAGACAGGAGAGAAGTTGTGTGGCACTTTGCCTCATGGGTATTATGATGATATTACTCTGGGGGCGGATTTCTATAGTGGTCATCTTATATTTGAGAGCCCTGGGAAACCAAAATTGACTGACCTTGAAAAGATCGACCCGGTGATCAAGTGGGACAAGAATTCTAAAGCCGCGTCAGTTTCATTTGTGATGCAGACATCGTTAGGCGATCTAAAGAAACAGATTAGAGTTTATGCCGAAGTCAACACCATTGAGTATATATATGAATTGCACTGGAACTCCTTGCCGGTTGGTTCTTTACGCTTGGGGCATATTACGCTGAACCCTGAGGCTTTTGACAAATCGACGCTTTTTTTCAGGACCCATAATGGTGGCCGTGAGATGGAAACATTTTCAGTCGGTGGGCAAAGTATCAACCACGGAGAGCATGCCTCTTTCCTTGTATCTGCCAAGCATGCACTGGGCATGACTGAGGGGGTGCTTGAGGTCGGCGATGCAGACAAATTCATGCGCATTTCTTTAGGCGATAGTTCACCCGCATTGCTGGCAATGATAAAATACGTTTCTATTAAAGATACCTATTTTTTAAGATGTTCTTTCTCTGCCAGAGAGATGGATGAAACAAGTCGTCAAACGCTGCTTAATGCCCCTCTAATATTTAAGATATCAGTCAATTGTCATAGCCTCAAGGAGTGTTAA
- a CDS encoding SDR family NAD(P)-dependent oxidoreductase, giving the protein MAFPDIFSLDKKTAVITGAGGDIGAAIARAMLAAGANLVLTSLSVERLADTYASLGSGCDSRVLIAPADVTDPAQVDGVIASAVAKFGSIDILVTAAGIQLRKPALDFSLAEWEQILRVNLTGTFLCCQAAGKVMLPRGEGKIITISSLTAEIGIPNIAPYAASRGAIKQLTKSLAVEWAKSGINVNCIGPGRIRTKMTDDIFKDDAIRTSFLRLIPAGYAATPDDISWIAVFLASSAAKYIHGQTIYADGGWLAAGGSSLG; this is encoded by the coding sequence ATGGCTTTCCCCGATATTTTCTCTTTAGATAAAAAGACCGCAGTTATAACCGGGGCTGGCGGTGATATTGGCGCAGCAATAGCACGGGCCATGTTGGCTGCCGGCGCGAATTTAGTGCTTACGTCACTGTCAGTTGAACGACTTGCTGATACTTACGCTTCTCTAGGGAGTGGTTGTGATTCAAGAGTTCTGATTGCTCCTGCAGACGTAACCGATCCGGCTCAAGTGGATGGTGTGATTGCAAGTGCAGTTGCCAAGTTTGGTTCAATCGACATACTGGTAACTGCAGCTGGTATACAGCTGCGTAAGCCAGCGCTTGATTTCAGTTTAGCTGAATGGGAGCAGATATTACGGGTCAATTTAACAGGCACTTTTTTATGTTGTCAGGCTGCGGGCAAAGTGATGCTGCCGAGGGGAGAAGGTAAAATAATCACTATTTCGTCACTAACAGCCGAGATAGGAATTCCGAATATAGCGCCCTATGCCGCCAGCCGGGGCGCAATCAAGCAGCTTACCAAATCATTGGCAGTGGAATGGGCTAAATCGGGAATCAATGTCAACTGTATCGGCCCTGGCCGGATCAGAACCAAAATGACAGATGACATCTTTAAGGATGATGCTATTCGCACGAGTTTCCTGCGTCTCATCCCGGCTGGCTATGCTGCTACGCCAGATGATATTTCCTGGATAGCAGTATTTCTGGCATCATCGGCAGCCAAGTATATCCATGGCCAGACTATCTATGCCGATGGCGGGTGGTTGGCTGCTGGAGGCAGCTCTCTCGGCTAG
- a CDS encoding SDR family NAD(P)-dependent oxidoreductase yields MIDLNGKVAVVTGAGSGIGAAVAGYLHRLHAQVNLLAMSEQNVAAVARQLDPDGVTASYHLCDVRDEQSLISTREAILQRMGRIDILVTCAAAPAAAGKSEDLSFADWRMVLDTDLDGAFLSCKTFAAPMLRNNYGRIVNMTSFHNVATYPNRLAYNAAKSGVEGITRALAVEWGRFGITVNAVAPGPIRTPRTSWFLEQSPDVETGMTGRTPTARIGETDDVASLIAYLVSSEARHINGQQIVVDGGWTKSAWWGSHCQG; encoded by the coding sequence ATGATTGATCTCAATGGCAAGGTAGCGGTCGTGACTGGCGCAGGTAGTGGCATTGGCGCTGCGGTGGCCGGATATCTGCACCGGCTTCATGCCCAGGTTAATTTGTTGGCAATGTCAGAGCAAAATGTGGCCGCGGTAGCACGTCAGCTCGATCCTGATGGCGTTACAGCCAGTTATCATCTCTGTGATGTCAGAGACGAGCAGTCGCTGATTTCGACTCGTGAGGCGATTCTGCAGCGAATGGGCAGAATCGACATCCTTGTGACCTGCGCAGCTGCGCCGGCTGCTGCAGGGAAATCTGAGGATTTGAGTTTTGCCGATTGGCGAATGGTTCTTGATACAGATCTGGACGGAGCTTTTCTCAGTTGCAAAACATTTGCTGCGCCGATGCTCAGGAATAACTACGGAAGAATAGTTAATATGACCAGCTTCCATAATGTGGCAACCTACCCGAACCGGCTTGCCTACAATGCCGCTAAATCGGGAGTTGAAGGGATTACCAGGGCATTGGCTGTGGAGTGGGGAAGATTCGGCATTACGGTAAATGCAGTTGCCCCTGGCCCGATCAGGACACCAAGAACATCCTGGTTTCTTGAACAAAGTCCGGATGTGGAGACGGGCATGACTGGTCGGACGCCGACTGCCAGGATTGGTGAGACAGATGATGTCGCGTCACTGATCGCCTATCTGGTCTCTAGCGAAGCCCGACATATCAACGGTCAGCAGATCGTTGTTGATGGTGGCTGGACTAAATCGGCATGGTGGGGTTCGCACTGCCAGGGATAA
- a CDS encoding 5-deoxy-glucuronate isomerase — MFYQWSNANRLQTLQVSGGNNQLLFASEQEKAEVYLEGGTISRVVCHSKSGTTEILAKDAYHIVVGESNWQRDVYHFLKPGGPAPTLRLGITVHAGAGTWSSLPHPFELNLEPDFEEVFFHLLEGGSQSAVQLGRGVWADNTAVDEAWLVKDRTFSTIPMGYHPVVGEPHVKVAYVWAYLAKKPSWEKV; from the coding sequence ATGTTCTATCAGTGGAGTAATGCCAACCGCCTGCAAACCCTTCAGGTGAGCGGTGGCAACAACCAGTTGTTGTTTGCCAGCGAACAAGAAAAAGCCGAAGTATATCTGGAAGGTGGAACCATCTCCCGGGTAGTCTGCCATTCTAAAAGCGGGACTACAGAGATTCTGGCAAAAGACGCATATCATATAGTAGTCGGGGAATCCAACTGGCAACGTGATGTCTATCATTTCCTTAAACCCGGAGGTCCGGCTCCAACGCTTAGACTTGGTATCACAGTTCATGCTGGTGCTGGAACATGGTCCAGCTTGCCGCATCCGTTTGAGTTGAATCTAGAACCTGACTTTGAAGAAGTATTTTTTCACCTACTGGAGGGAGGCAGTCAGAGTGCTGTTCAGCTTGGCCGAGGAGTATGGGCTGACAATACCGCTGTGGACGAGGCCTGGTTGGTAAAGGATAGAACATTCAGTACCATTCCGATGGGGTATCATCCAGTAGTTGGTGAGCCGCATGTAAAAGTTGCCTACGTTTGGGCTTATCTGGCAAAGAAACCTTCCTGGGAAAAGGTCTGA
- a CDS encoding ATP-grasp domain-containing protein, giving the protein MNRDKAIWLFAGGQMQEPAAKKIKSLGYRLIITDRSPDCHCARFADEVVALDTFDISGNLQAAPGLARKFRIEAVLTAAADCHETVAIVGSSLQLNALSPEIANVCRYKQKTRAILAEAGLPQPASAVASNLDAARQLLHSFGGSGVLKATNNSGSRGFAVVKDPDEVTAELFDASLAAGTSGLVIVEEKLEPVKNEIAEQSLETVWYDGKMYFLNWVDRLFRNDFSRFSCLHEEGLYDDTSWAVEIGHLNPALHDYETLQQVVKMVYQAGLAIGMHTQRGGHILKADIMLTERGPYIIELTPRLSGGWDSSASTPTRGADFIGGAIMLALGKQLDLEMWHDFFAYKNSSLFAAVLALINPGAVDCIGRKFSIGTGFQQETALASAMTNLKERHYVLSVE; this is encoded by the coding sequence ATGAACAGAGATAAGGCCATCTGGCTTTTTGCCGGCGGACAGATGCAGGAACCGGCTGCAAAAAAGATCAAATCTCTCGGTTATCGATTAATCATTACAGATAGATCACCGGACTGTCATTGTGCTCGTTTCGCAGATGAAGTGGTGGCCCTCGACACCTTTGACATATCGGGGAATCTGCAAGCAGCGCCGGGTTTAGCGCGTAAATTCAGGATAGAGGCTGTTCTGACCGCAGCCGCAGATTGCCATGAAACAGTTGCTATTGTCGGCAGCTCACTGCAGCTCAATGCTCTATCTCCAGAGATTGCCAATGTCTGCCGCTATAAACAGAAGACCAGGGCCATACTCGCTGAAGCCGGATTGCCACAGCCCGCCAGTGCCGTGGCCAGTAATTTGGATGCTGCCCGGCAATTGTTACACAGTTTTGGCGGAAGCGGCGTGCTGAAGGCAACTAATAATTCGGGGAGTCGCGGATTTGCTGTGGTTAAAGATCCTGATGAGGTCACGGCGGAACTATTCGATGCTTCTCTTGCCGCTGGCACCAGCGGACTTGTTATTGTCGAGGAAAAGCTTGAACCGGTAAAGAATGAGATCGCCGAACAGTCATTGGAGACTGTCTGGTATGATGGCAAGATGTATTTCCTTAACTGGGTGGACCGTCTTTTCAGAAACGATTTTTCACGTTTTTCATGTCTGCATGAAGAGGGATTGTATGATGATACCTCCTGGGCCGTCGAGATCGGTCATCTAAATCCTGCACTTCACGACTATGAAACATTGCAACAGGTAGTGAAAATGGTCTATCAGGCCGGTTTGGCCATCGGCATGCACACCCAGCGAGGCGGTCATATTCTTAAAGCTGATATCATGTTGACCGAGCGCGGCCCTTATATAATCGAATTGACCCCGAGACTTTCCGGGGGATGGGACAGTTCTGCCAGTACGCCGACACGGGGTGCAGATTTCATCGGCGGGGCCATTATGCTGGCTCTTGGAAAACAACTCGATCTTGAAATGTGGCACGACTTTTTTGCTTATAAGAATTCATCATTGTTTGCTGCCGTCCTGGCCTTAATCAATCCTGGAGCAGTAGACTGTATTGGTAGAAAATTTTCAATTGGTACTGGTTTCCAGCAAGAAACAGCACTGGCCAGCGCCATGACTAATCTCAAGGAGAGACACTATGTTCTATCAGTGGAGTAA
- a CDS encoding PseG/SpsG family protein: MILIRTCGDARVGMGHLSRMLTLAATMRDDFNREVVFLVNRNVASEELIRSRGFNALTYQEYSPECLGGVLDAIPVEQIVTCVIDAPEIEKNEVSLYKGLGIRVAVVVCKGPARLLADINVFPVAHYDFLALGWSGYQGALLGGADFVVLPKEFTSRQASGLIPYEKRRKILVTMGGADPNSLTIMIMQALRGVARDNPVEIVLGHNCRCKDEVRKINDEYDNVFAIRENIENMAPIMEDAALAITALGITIYELASMGVPTVVINNFSHDEDDADGLEKLGFMRLLGNYKNLTVEFLRNNLESLWNDLASREVMANKAAMVTDGVGTRRICAALLNQTGVA, from the coding sequence ATGATACTTATCAGAACCTGCGGTGACGCCAGAGTAGGTATGGGGCACCTGTCCCGGATGTTAACCCTGGCAGCCACCATGCGGGACGATTTCAACCGGGAAGTGGTATTTCTTGTCAACCGGAATGTCGCCAGTGAAGAACTGATTCGTAGCAGGGGATTCAACGCCCTCACCTACCAGGAGTATTCTCCGGAATGCCTTGGCGGAGTTCTGGATGCAATTCCGGTTGAACAGATCGTTACCTGTGTTATTGACGCTCCTGAGATAGAGAAAAACGAAGTCAGCCTTTACAAAGGGCTTGGTATACGGGTAGCTGTTGTGGTGTGCAAGGGGCCGGCACGCCTGTTGGCTGATATTAACGTATTCCCTGTTGCCCACTATGACTTTTTAGCTTTGGGTTGGTCTGGGTACCAGGGGGCACTTCTTGGAGGGGCTGATTTCGTTGTGCTCCCGAAGGAGTTTACCAGTCGGCAGGCCTCTGGATTGATTCCTTACGAAAAGCGCCGGAAGATTCTTGTGACCATGGGTGGAGCGGATCCGAACAGTTTAACCATTATGATAATGCAGGCACTCCGGGGTGTGGCGCGGGATAATCCGGTCGAGATTGTCCTAGGTCACAACTGTCGCTGTAAGGATGAGGTCAGAAAAATTAACGATGAATATGACAATGTTTTTGCCATCAGGGAAAACATCGAAAACATGGCGCCTATTATGGAGGATGCTGCTCTTGCCATAACAGCCCTCGGAATAACCATCTATGAGCTTGCCAGCATGGGAGTGCCGACGGTTGTTATCAACAATTTCTCCCATGACGAAGATGATGCCGATGGCCTGGAGAAGTTGGGATTCATGAGGTTGCTTGGCAATTATAAAAATCTGACAGTGGAGTTTTTGCGCAATAACTTGGAATCGCTTTGGAATGATTTGGCTTCCCGCGAGGTTATGGCAAACAAGGCCGCAATGGTGACCGACGGAGTCGGCACTCGCAGAATCTGTGCTGCATTACTCAATCAAACGGGAGTTGCATAA
- a CDS encoding class I SAM-dependent methyltransferase, which yields MTIDCSNHSGEILDRSNSFDVIKCEQCGYIHITPLPTEEELNKIYGEEYYTVEKPLFIERQKEDIEWWRTIFDDRYTYLESRIGEAERTILDIGCGPGFFLQRGSERGWKGVGVEPSRQASAHAQSIGCEVHNLFLQQAEKELNGKNFNVIHMSEVLEHIPNPSEICAIAERLLNPGGILCVVVPNDYNPLQKVLRRQQEYRPYWLAPPHHINYFTFADMENLLQATGFTVIHKTAMFPMELFLLMGDNYVGNDQLGRECHGKRKRLDIALSSAELQPFRLELYELMSRHEIGREMIIYAQKPVQA from the coding sequence ATGACCATTGATTGCAGTAACCATAGCGGAGAAATTCTTGATCGGAGCAACTCATTTGACGTTATCAAGTGCGAGCAATGCGGGTATATCCACATTACCCCGCTTCCGACCGAGGAAGAGCTGAACAAGATCTATGGCGAGGAATACTATACCGTAGAAAAGCCGCTATTTATCGAACGCCAAAAAGAGGATATTGAATGGTGGCGAACCATTTTTGATGATCGCTATACCTACCTGGAAAGCCGAATTGGGGAAGCTGAACGAACAATTCTCGATATTGGCTGTGGCCCTGGATTCTTTTTGCAGCGAGGGAGCGAAAGGGGTTGGAAGGGGGTTGGTGTGGAGCCTTCGCGCCAGGCATCCGCACATGCACAATCGATCGGCTGTGAGGTCCATAATCTTTTTCTCCAGCAGGCAGAAAAAGAACTGAACGGCAAGAACTTCAATGTTATTCATATGTCAGAGGTGCTGGAACATATTCCGAACCCTTCTGAAATCTGCGCTATTGCAGAGAGGTTGCTTAATCCGGGAGGTATTCTATGTGTAGTTGTCCCGAACGACTACAATCCCTTGCAAAAAGTCTTGCGCAGGCAGCAAGAGTATCGTCCCTATTGGTTGGCTCCACCGCATCATATCAACTACTTTACGTTTGCTGACATGGAAAATCTGTTACAGGCGACCGGTTTTACGGTTATTCACAAGACTGCTATGTTTCCGATGGAGCTGTTTCTGTTGATGGGTGACAATTATGTCGGGAATGATCAGCTTGGCAGGGAATGTCACGGCAAGCGCAAGCGACTTGACATTGCTTTGTCATCTGCAGAGCTTCAGCCGTTTCGTCTGGAACTGTATGAGTTGATGTCGCGGCATGAAATAGGGAGAGAAATGATCATATATGCTCAAAAGCCGGTGCAGGCATGA
- a CDS encoding class I SAM-dependent methyltransferase, whose amino-acid sequence MKNQCRICGANDGVFLLRKTRGPFSSEWIQCSHCGSAHIAPYPTENELTEYYNSNYTEMELADKIDTGVNHKLRYSDEYKPNVYNEYSYSLADARCDLSKVAEQGDILDYGCANGVFLEFLSNNGISKEKLYGYDVGADMISDAIRNGFNCTASIEDLSEKKFSLVTLWDVIEHVPYPKDTVRQIKSLLKNGGEVLVQTPHFNDLAILLGDVFAHYIVVEHLNLFSRKALLTIFEDEGFECIAQSSFGANAYEKNVSEPYKSAYDKLAKKYDFGATQVLYFKLIS is encoded by the coding sequence ATGAAGAATCAATGTCGTATATGCGGGGCAAATGACGGAGTTTTTCTCCTGAGAAAAACGCGGGGCCCGTTTAGTTCGGAATGGATTCAATGCAGTCATTGCGGCAGCGCTCATATTGCTCCTTATCCAACAGAGAATGAGCTTACAGAATACTACAACTCCAACTATACCGAAATGGAACTTGCGGATAAAATTGACACCGGTGTTAATCACAAGCTCCGGTATTCCGATGAATACAAGCCGAATGTTTACAATGAATACTCTTATTCTTTAGCCGATGCGCGTTGTGATCTGAGCAAAGTTGCAGAACAAGGCGATATTCTGGATTATGGATGTGCTAACGGCGTTTTCCTGGAATTCTTGTCGAATAACGGCATCTCCAAAGAAAAGCTTTACGGTTATGATGTCGGCGCCGACATGATTTCCGATGCCATACGGAATGGTTTTAACTGTACTGCCTCTATTGAGGATTTGTCGGAGAAGAAGTTTAGTCTGGTAACTCTTTGGGATGTGATAGAGCATGTACCTTATCCGAAAGACACTGTCAGGCAAATTAAATCGTTATTAAAGAATGGGGGAGAGGTACTAGTTCAAACGCCACATTTCAATGATTTGGCAATCCTTCTCGGGGACGTTTTTGCTCATTATATTGTAGTGGAGCATTTAAACCTGTTTTCGCGAAAGGCATTGCTCACTATATTTGAAGATGAGGGTTTCGAGTGCATAGCGCAAAGCTCTTTTGGCGCCAATGCTTACGAAAAAAATGTCTCTGAACCCTACAAATCGGCATACGACAAATTAGCCAAGAAATATGATTTTGGGGCTACCCAGGTGCTTTACTTCAAGTTGATCAGTTAA
- a CDS encoding aldo/keto reductase produces MNYRPFGKTGLSVSEISFGTVSLGVDYGIETPGGFGRPDEQEAIHLLEEALESGINLYDTAPAYGESERLLGLALGAKKDAIFATKITIPPGISSENELKIILESSLESSLEKLRRDYVDILQIHNATVETLAQTPITEVLSAIKKTGRVRCLGATVYTVDEALAVIAAGEYESLQVAFSILDQRMADRVFPAAYSAGIAVMCRSALLKGVLSPKAQWLPEELKFLRERVDELVKLFGISYEDLPSFATRYCLSSSQISTVLTGARTSEELQEALSSALLGVLPEHICSSAGRLSLADEKHWNPSCWPIK; encoded by the coding sequence GTGAATTATCGACCTTTCGGGAAAACCGGATTATCTGTATCTGAAATTTCGTTCGGCACCGTATCTCTTGGCGTTGACTATGGTATAGAAACGCCGGGTGGTTTTGGTCGGCCGGATGAACAGGAAGCGATTCATCTGCTTGAGGAAGCCTTAGAGTCGGGGATTAATTTGTATGACACCGCTCCTGCATATGGGGAGAGCGAGCGGCTGCTCGGCCTAGCTCTCGGGGCGAAGAAGGACGCTATTTTTGCCACAAAAATTACAATACCCCCTGGCATCTCTTCCGAGAATGAACTCAAGATCATTCTGGAGTCGTCGCTCGAATCCAGCCTGGAGAAGCTTCGTCGCGATTATGTGGATATTCTGCAAATACATAATGCTACAGTCGAAACGCTCGCTCAGACTCCCATAACCGAGGTTCTTTCAGCAATAAAGAAAACAGGCAGAGTTCGTTGTTTGGGCGCAACTGTATATACCGTGGATGAGGCTCTGGCTGTTATAGCTGCCGGTGAATATGAGTCGCTCCAGGTAGCTTTCAGTATTCTTGATCAACGGATGGCAGACAGGGTATTCCCCGCAGCCTATTCTGCCGGAATTGCCGTAATGTGCCGCTCGGCGCTGCTCAAGGGTGTCTTGTCGCCAAAGGCACAATGGTTACCTGAAGAATTGAAATTCCTTCGTGAAAGGGTCGATGAGCTGGTTAAGCTTTTCGGGATTTCATATGAAGATCTGCCTTCTTTTGCAACCAGGTACTGTCTTTCCAGTTCTCAAATATCAACAGTGCTGACTGGAGCGAGGACTAGTGAGGAGCTGCAGGAAGCGCTGTCATCGGCGTTGTTGGGAGTATTGCCGGAGCACATCTGTTCATCAGCAGGAAGATTGTCTCTTGCCGATGAAAAACACTGGAACCCGAGTTGCTGGCCTATAAAGTGA